A single genomic interval of Stieleria maiorica harbors:
- a CDS encoding XylR family transcriptional regulator, producing the protein MSVHPANVAKNGTSNQRRPKVLLLVETTMAFGRGVLEGISRYRIEKQPWSVQLDLRELMAGPPAWFRSWDGDGIITRDTTPEMIEIIRETGIPTVNLGDIRDDQTLPSVINDHEAIGRLAASHLADKGIEHFAFAGFSDHHWSAQRLTGFLAGLAQRGVDDPDLVHVHQSDWSSASQSGWQRQQDQIVAWVKSLPRPVGILACNDFRGQHILEACQTAKVSVPDEIAVLGVDNDHVLCDFCDPPLSSIIPAAERIGYQAAVMLDQMMREQKPDKLHVQIAPLGIAERLSTDVMAIDDEDVAAAIQMIRFRACEGLTVSDILAEVPIARSSLERRFRQYLGRSPQAEIRRVQIKRACQLLRDTELSLVKISRLTGFKHAEYFSVVFKREVNQTPGRYRDASRAKARKPFG; encoded by the coding sequence ATGTCAGTCCATCCTGCCAACGTCGCCAAAAACGGGACCAGCAATCAACGGCGGCCCAAGGTGCTGCTGTTGGTGGAAACGACGATGGCGTTCGGCCGCGGGGTGTTGGAAGGGATCAGTCGCTACCGCATCGAAAAACAACCGTGGTCGGTGCAATTGGACTTGCGCGAGTTGATGGCCGGTCCGCCGGCGTGGTTCCGATCCTGGGACGGCGACGGCATCATCACCCGTGACACGACGCCGGAGATGATCGAGATCATTCGCGAGACGGGGATTCCGACGGTCAACTTGGGCGACATCCGCGACGACCAAACCCTGCCCTCGGTGATCAACGACCACGAAGCGATCGGACGACTTGCCGCGTCCCATTTGGCCGACAAAGGGATCGAACACTTCGCCTTTGCCGGATTCAGCGACCACCACTGGTCGGCCCAACGATTGACCGGATTCCTGGCCGGCCTGGCCCAACGCGGGGTCGATGATCCCGACCTGGTCCACGTGCATCAATCCGATTGGTCGTCGGCCAGCCAGAGCGGATGGCAGCGTCAGCAAGACCAAATCGTTGCCTGGGTCAAAAGCTTGCCGCGCCCGGTCGGGATCCTGGCTTGCAACGATTTCCGTGGGCAACACATCCTGGAGGCCTGTCAAACGGCCAAGGTGTCGGTCCCGGATGAGATCGCGGTGTTGGGTGTCGACAACGATCACGTGCTGTGTGATTTTTGTGACCCGCCGCTTTCGAGCATCATTCCGGCAGCCGAACGGATCGGGTACCAGGCCGCCGTGATGCTGGACCAGATGATGCGGGAACAAAAGCCCGACAAATTGCACGTGCAGATCGCGCCGCTGGGGATCGCCGAACGGTTGAGCACCGATGTGATGGCGATCGATGATGAAGACGTCGCCGCTGCGATCCAAATGATCCGCTTCCGAGCCTGTGAGGGACTGACGGTTTCGGACATCTTGGCCGAGGTGCCGATCGCTCGGAGCAGTCTGGAACGCCGGTTTCGTCAGTACCTGGGACGATCGCCGCAGGCCGAGATCCGCCGTGTGCAAATCAAGCGGGCCTGTCAACTGTTGCGCGACACCGAACTGAGCCTGGTTAAAATCTCACGGCTGACCGGGTTCAAACATGCCGAGTACTTTAGCGTCGTCTTCAAACGCGAAGTCAATCAGACGCCGGGACGCTACCGGGATGCCAGTCGCGCGAAGGCGCGGAAACCGTTCGGTTGA